From one Streptomyces sp. CA-210063 genomic stretch:
- a CDS encoding Gfo/Idh/MocA family protein, with protein MKVGCIGLGDIARKAYLPVLGTQPGLELHLQTRTPATLTRVADSLHLPSEQRHADLDALLDQDLDAAFVHAPTGAHPEIVRRLLEAGVPTYVDKPLAYQLADSERLVRLAEERNVSLAVGFNRRYAPGYAQCADHPRELILMQKNRIGLPELPRTMILDDFIHVVDTLRFLVPGEVEDMTVRARTESGLLHHVVLQLSGDGFTALGVMNRLSGSAEEILEVSGQDTKRQVVNLAEIVDHKGQPSMRRRGDWVPVARQRGIEQAVLAFLDAVRAGKVLSARDALATHELCERVVREVEDRSAA; from the coding sequence GTGAAGGTCGGCTGCATCGGACTCGGCGACATCGCGCGGAAGGCGTATCTGCCGGTGCTCGGCACTCAGCCGGGACTCGAACTCCATCTGCAGACGCGGACACCCGCCACCCTCACGCGCGTCGCCGACAGCCTCCACCTGCCGTCGGAACAGCGGCACGCCGACCTCGACGCGCTGCTCGACCAGGACCTCGACGCGGCCTTCGTGCACGCGCCCACCGGGGCCCACCCCGAGATCGTCCGGCGGCTGCTGGAGGCGGGCGTGCCGACGTACGTCGACAAGCCGCTCGCGTACCAACTCGCCGACTCCGAACGGCTCGTACGGCTCGCGGAGGAGCGGAACGTCAGCCTCGCCGTGGGTTTCAACCGGCGGTACGCGCCCGGGTACGCGCAGTGCGCCGACCATCCGCGCGAGCTGATCCTCATGCAGAAGAACCGCATCGGACTGCCCGAACTGCCGCGCACGATGATCCTCGACGACTTCATCCATGTCGTCGACACACTGCGGTTCCTGGTGCCGGGGGAGGTCGAGGACATGACCGTGCGGGCTCGGACCGAGAGCGGGCTGCTGCACCATGTCGTCCTGCAGCTCTCCGGGGACGGCTTCACCGCGCTCGGTGTCATGAACCGGCTCAGCGGCTCGGCGGAGGAGATCCTGGAGGTCTCCGGGCAGGACACCAAGCGGCAGGTCGTGAACCTCGCCGAGATCGTCGACCACAAGGGGCAGCCGTCCATGAGGCGGCGCGGCGACTGGGTGCCGGTGGCCCGGCAGCGCGGCATCGAGCAGGCCGTCCTCGCCTTCCTCGACGCCGTGCGCGCGGGCAAGGTGCTCAGCGCGCGGGACGCGCTGGCGACCCATGAGCTGTGCGAGCGGGTGGTGCGGGAGGTGGAGGACCGGTCCGCCGCCTGA
- a CDS encoding nuclear transport factor 2 family protein, producing the protein MTQRVELATVMDRLAVDGLITEYAVAVDDGDWTAYRELFAPDGRADYRSAGGIEGDAAQVAGWLARSLELFPMRQHLIVNRRVRFGYLEQDTGDTAQVQADYINPMRYAGHDGGSTAPDFVCGGRYAFALIRTPDGWRLREVVVQEKWRRAPEGLTRDQHSSPA; encoded by the coding sequence ATGACGCAGCGCGTAGAGCTCGCGACCGTGATGGACCGACTCGCCGTCGACGGCCTGATCACCGAGTACGCGGTGGCGGTGGACGACGGCGACTGGACGGCGTACCGGGAACTGTTCGCACCGGACGGCCGCGCGGACTACCGCTCGGCAGGGGGTATCGAGGGGGACGCCGCGCAGGTCGCCGGGTGGCTGGCCCGGAGCCTGGAGCTCTTCCCGATGCGGCAGCATCTGATCGTCAACCGACGGGTGCGGTTCGGCTACCTGGAGCAGGACACCGGCGACACCGCCCAGGTCCAGGCGGACTACATCAACCCGATGCGCTACGCCGGACACGACGGCGGATCCACCGCCCCCGACTTCGTCTGCGGCGGCCGCTACGCCTTCGCCCTGATCCGCACACCCGACGGCTGGCGTCTCCGCGAGGTCGTCGTCCAGGAAAAATGGCGCCGCGCCCCAGAGGGCCTCACCCGCGACCAACACTCCTCCCCGGCCTGA
- a CDS encoding DinB family protein, which produces MTTQRTEPSVTADERTMLEGWLDHHRETLAIKCEGLDDARLRTASVRPSELSLLGLVRHMAEVERIWFRKVLVDDDQGPIYFSEEDPDGEFHLTEEDTWDEAYGTWQTEIAVARRNAEGFALDDISKAVHRRSGEAPSLRWIYLHMIEEYARHNGHADLIRERIDGVTGY; this is translated from the coding sequence ATGACAACCCAGCGCACCGAACCCTCCGTCACCGCCGACGAGCGGACCATGCTCGAAGGCTGGCTCGACCACCACCGCGAGACGCTCGCGATCAAGTGCGAGGGCCTGGACGACGCCCGGTTGAGGACCGCGTCGGTGCGGCCCTCGGAGCTGTCGCTGCTGGGGCTCGTACGGCACATGGCGGAGGTCGAGCGCATCTGGTTCCGCAAGGTGCTGGTGGACGACGACCAGGGGCCGATCTACTTCAGCGAGGAGGACCCGGACGGGGAGTTCCACCTCACCGAGGAGGACACCTGGGACGAGGCGTACGGCACCTGGCAGACGGAGATCGCGGTCGCCCGGCGCAACGCGGAGGGCTTCGCCCTGGACGACATCAGCAAGGCCGTGCACCGACGCTCGGGTGAGGCGCCGAGCCTGCGGTGGATCTACCTCCACATGATCGAGGAGTACGCGCGGCACAACGGGCACGCGGACCTCATCCGGGAGCGGATCGACGGGGTCACCGGGTACTGA
- a CDS encoding DUF4291 domain-containing protein, with product MTEPEFRVRARHTADTVTVYQAYRPEIGGPAARDGRFPAAWKRDRMTWIKPSFLWMMYRCGWGLKEGQETVLAVEIGRDGFEWALRNSCLSHYVPELHESRTAWQRELRRSPARVQWDPERDLRLHPLPYRSLQLGLAGEAAARYADEWIVGIEDVTPLATEVHRLVRAGDLDAATGLLPEERPYPVADELPAHLRR from the coding sequence GTGACAGAACCCGAGTTCCGTGTCCGTGCCCGCCACACCGCCGACACGGTGACCGTCTACCAGGCGTACCGCCCGGAGATAGGCGGCCCGGCCGCGCGTGACGGCCGTTTTCCGGCGGCCTGGAAGCGGGACCGGATGACCTGGATCAAGCCGTCCTTCCTGTGGATGATGTACCGCTGCGGCTGGGGCCTGAAGGAGGGCCAGGAGACCGTACTGGCCGTCGAGATCGGCCGCGACGGCTTCGAGTGGGCCCTGCGCAACTCCTGCCTCTCGCACTACGTACCGGAGCTGCACGAGAGCCGGACCGCCTGGCAGCGGGAGTTGCGCCGATCGCCCGCCCGGGTGCAGTGGGACCCCGAGCGTGACCTGCGGCTCCATCCGCTGCCGTACCGCTCGCTGCAGCTGGGACTGGCGGGTGAGGCGGCCGCCCGGTACGCGGACGAGTGGATCGTCGGCATCGAGGACGTGACGCCGCTCGCCACGGAGGTTCACCGCCTCGTACGCGCGGGGGACCTGGACGCGGCGACCGGGCTGCTGCCCGAGGAACGGCCGTATCCCGTCGCGGACGAACTGCCGGCCCATCTGCGCCGCTGA
- a CDS encoding ABC transporter substrate-binding protein, protein MFNRNRYLPPLAVIASLSMVTGCGVFSSDASDDADPIIVGTTSAPSTLDPAAAWDSSWELMRNVYQPLLGYSPGGTEPEPDAAESCEFTDSSSTVYSCTLREGLKFSDGHALDAKAVKHSFDRIKKINVNGGPAGLLSTLSRVQTKGDREVVFHLSQPDATFPLVLTTPAMSIVDPEEYPADKLREDGDIAGSGPYKVASYEDGEQAELVRNENYKGLAELKNSAVTIRYFQQSDELVKALKNRDISVIYRGLGAADIVDIQANHDEEGLQIVESPTTEISYLVFNPTKDAWAKNPAVRKAVAQVLDRPALAHNIYKDTVEPLYSMIPRGLVGHTTGFFDDYGNPSATKAKAILTEAGITETVPLTLWYTTDRYGSQTKPAFEELKRQLEGSGLFKVTLKSRPWKAYSEGYQKGEYPVFGRGWNPDFNDADNFIAPFVGKQNALGTPYEAPEITDELLPASRAESDRGAVSEEFEEAQQILVDDARLIPLWQGKAYTAANEEIAGLENVIDPATMMLMWQLSWKTSW, encoded by the coding sequence GTGTTCAACCGGAACCGATACTTGCCGCCACTCGCGGTGATCGCGTCCCTATCCATGGTGACCGGGTGTGGTGTGTTCTCCTCGGATGCCTCGGACGACGCGGACCCGATCATCGTGGGGACGACCAGCGCGCCGAGCACCCTGGACCCGGCCGCGGCCTGGGACAGCTCCTGGGAGCTGATGCGGAACGTCTACCAGCCTCTTCTGGGCTACTCGCCCGGGGGGACCGAGCCCGAACCCGACGCCGCCGAGAGCTGCGAGTTCACGGACAGCTCCAGCACCGTGTACAGCTGCACGCTGCGCGAGGGTCTGAAGTTCTCCGACGGGCACGCGCTGGACGCCAAGGCCGTCAAGCACTCGTTCGACCGGATCAAGAAGATCAACGTCAACGGCGGCCCCGCGGGCCTGCTGAGCACCCTCTCCCGGGTGCAGACGAAGGGTGACCGCGAGGTCGTCTTCCACCTCAGCCAGCCCGACGCGACCTTCCCCCTGGTGCTCACCACGCCGGCCATGTCGATCGTGGACCCCGAGGAGTACCCCGCGGACAAGCTCCGCGAGGACGGGGACATCGCCGGCTCGGGACCCTACAAAGTCGCCTCCTACGAAGACGGCGAGCAGGCCGAGCTGGTCCGCAACGAGAACTACAAGGGCCTGGCGGAGCTGAAGAACTCCGCGGTCACCATCCGGTACTTCCAGCAGTCGGACGAGCTGGTCAAGGCCCTGAAGAACAGGGACATCTCGGTCATCTACCGTGGTCTCGGCGCCGCGGACATCGTGGACATCCAGGCCAACCACGATGAGGAGGGGCTCCAGATCGTGGAAAGCCCCACCACCGAGATCAGCTACCTGGTGTTCAACCCCACCAAGGACGCCTGGGCCAAGAACCCCGCGGTCCGCAAGGCGGTCGCCCAGGTCCTCGACCGCCCGGCGCTCGCCCACAACATCTACAAGGACACCGTCGAGCCGCTGTACTCCATGATCCCCAGGGGTCTGGTGGGCCACACGACGGGCTTCTTCGACGACTACGGCAACCCCAGCGCGACCAAGGCGAAAGCCATCCTCACCGAGGCGGGCATCACCGAAACGGTTCCTCTCACGCTCTGGTACACCACCGACCGTTACGGCTCCCAGACCAAGCCGGCCTTCGAGGAGCTGAAGCGGCAGCTGGAGGGGTCCGGTCTCTTCAAGGTCACACTGAAGAGCCGTCCCTGGAAGGCCTACTCGGAGGGCTACCAGAAGGGCGAGTACCCGGTCTTCGGGCGTGGCTGGAACCCCGACTTCAACGACGCCGACAACTTCATCGCCCCCTTCGTGGGCAAGCAGAACGCGCTCGGCACCCCGTACGAAGCCCCCGAGATCACCGACGAGCTGCTGCCGGCGTCGCGTGCGGAGAGCGACCGCGGGGCCGTGTCCGAGGAGTTCGAGGAGGCCCAGCAGATCCTCGTGGACGACGCCCGGCTGATCCCGCTGTGGCAGGGCAAGGCGTACACGGCCGCGAACGAGGAGATCGCCGGTCTGGAGAACGTCATCGACCCCGCGACGATGATGCTCATGTGGCAGCTGTCCTGGAAGACCAGCTGGTAA
- the lnt gene encoding apolipoprotein N-acyltransferase, whose translation MRTPDWLGSPWRRRVAVAMAGALPVLAFPEPGLWWFAYGALVPWILLIRTAPTGRRAAYDGWLGGFGFMLAMHHWLLPNLHVFTFVLAGLLGALWAPWAWLVRRFLAGRPSPGRIAAALLVVPSGWLAIELVRSWQGLGGPWGLLGSSQWQVEPALRLASVGGVWLISFLVVAVNVAVTVLVSVRRSRAPALAGLVAAAVATSAVWLWSPRPDDRGEVRIAVVQPGVTKGPDNRFAREEALTRRLAGQDLDLIVWGESSVGHDLADRPDLADRIAALARETDTNILVNVDARRSDRPGIYKSSVLVGPDGPTGDRYDKMRLVPFGEYIPARSLLGWATSVGEAAGEDRRRGSGQVVFDSGKGLRIGPMVCFESAFPDMSRYLVEDGAELLLAQSATSTFQQSWAPEQHASLAALRAAETGRPMAHATLTGVSAVYGPQGERVGSRLGTDESTTAVYDVPLAGGTTPYVRFGDWPVRASLLVLGMWGTFEGVRAVRLRRRTGPPPPAPPARTAHGSPARPAR comes from the coding sequence ATGAGGACGCCGGACTGGCTCGGCTCCCCATGGCGGCGGCGGGTGGCCGTCGCCATGGCCGGGGCTCTGCCTGTGCTCGCGTTCCCGGAGCCGGGCCTGTGGTGGTTCGCGTACGGGGCGCTGGTGCCCTGGATCCTGCTGATCCGCACGGCACCGACCGGCCGCCGGGCGGCCTACGACGGCTGGCTCGGCGGCTTCGGGTTCATGCTGGCCATGCACCACTGGCTGCTGCCGAACCTGCATGTGTTCACCTTCGTCCTCGCCGGCCTGCTGGGCGCGCTGTGGGCGCCCTGGGCCTGGCTGGTGCGCCGGTTCCTCGCCGGTAGGCCCTCGCCCGGGCGGATCGCCGCCGCTCTCCTGGTCGTGCCGTCGGGCTGGCTGGCGATCGAACTCGTCCGCTCCTGGCAGGGACTCGGCGGCCCCTGGGGGCTGCTGGGCTCCAGCCAGTGGCAGGTGGAGCCCGCGCTGCGGCTGGCCTCGGTCGGCGGGGTCTGGCTGATCAGCTTCCTGGTGGTGGCCGTCAATGTGGCGGTCACCGTACTGGTCTCGGTACGCCGGTCCCGGGCGCCGGCGCTCGCCGGTCTCGTCGCGGCGGCCGTCGCGACCTCGGCGGTGTGGCTGTGGTCACCGCGACCCGACGACCGGGGCGAGGTGCGGATCGCCGTCGTACAGCCCGGTGTCACCAAGGGCCCCGACAACCGGTTCGCCCGCGAGGAGGCACTCACCCGCCGACTCGCGGGGCAGGACCTGGACCTGATCGTGTGGGGCGAGAGCAGCGTCGGCCACGACCTGGCCGACCGGCCCGACCTAGCCGACCGGATCGCCGCGCTGGCCCGTGAGACGGACACGAACATCCTGGTGAACGTCGACGCCCGTCGCTCCGACCGTCCCGGCATCTACAAGAGTTCCGTGCTCGTCGGCCCCGACGGCCCGACCGGCGACCGCTACGACAAGATGCGCCTGGTCCCCTTCGGCGAGTACATCCCGGCGCGCTCGCTGCTCGGCTGGGCCACCTCCGTCGGCGAGGCGGCCGGCGAGGACCGCAGGCGTGGCAGCGGGCAGGTCGTGTTCGACTCGGGGAAGGGGCTGCGGATCGGCCCCATGGTCTGCTTCGAGTCCGCGTTCCCGGACATGAGCCGCTATCTCGTCGAGGACGGCGCCGAGTTGCTGCTCGCACAGTCGGCGACCTCGACGTTCCAGCAGAGCTGGGCGCCCGAGCAGCACGCCTCGCTGGCCGCGCTGCGGGCCGCCGAGACGGGCCGCCCGATGGCCCACGCGACGCTCACCGGTGTCTCGGCGGTGTACGGCCCACAGGGCGAGCGAGTCGGCTCCCGGCTCGGCACGGACGAGAGCACGACGGCGGTGTACGACGTGCCGCTGGCCGGCGGTACGACGCCCTACGTCCGCTTCGGCGACTGGCCGGTGCGGGCATCGCTGCTGGTGCTCGGCATGTGGGGCACCTTCGAGGGAGTACGGGCCGTGCGGCTCAGGCGGCGGACCGGTCCTCCACCTCCCGCACCACCCGCTCGCACAGCTCATGGGTCGCCAGCGCGTCCCGCGCGCTGA
- a CDS encoding SDR family oxidoreductase produces MTSVELPELSGKVALITGASRGIGYGIAEALVARGDRVCITGRGEDALKEAVEQLGADRVIGVAGKAHDEAHQALAVERTMEAFGRVDFLVNNAGTNPVFGPIADLDLNVARKVFETNVVSALGFAQKTWHAWQKDNGGAIVNIASVAGVSASPFIGAYGISKAAMINLTLQLAHEYAPKVRANAIAPAVVKTKFAQALYEGREAEAAASYPLGRLGVPSDIGGAAAFLTSEQSDWITGQTLVVDGGIFLNAGVG; encoded by the coding sequence ATGACTTCGGTGGAACTCCCCGAGCTTTCCGGCAAGGTCGCCCTCATCACGGGCGCCAGCCGCGGCATCGGCTACGGCATCGCCGAGGCCCTCGTCGCACGCGGCGACCGGGTGTGCATCACGGGCCGGGGCGAGGACGCCCTCAAGGAGGCCGTCGAGCAGCTCGGCGCCGACCGCGTCATCGGCGTAGCGGGCAAGGCCCACGACGAGGCCCACCAGGCGCTCGCCGTCGAGCGCACGATGGAGGCCTTCGGCCGCGTCGACTTCCTGGTCAACAACGCCGGGACGAACCCGGTGTTCGGCCCGATCGCCGACCTCGACCTGAACGTGGCCCGCAAGGTGTTCGAGACCAACGTCGTCTCGGCCCTCGGCTTCGCCCAGAAGACCTGGCACGCCTGGCAGAAGGACAACGGCGGCGCGATCGTCAACATCGCCTCGGTCGCCGGTGTCTCCGCCTCGCCCTTCATCGGCGCGTACGGCATCAGCAAGGCCGCCATGATCAATCTGACCCTCCAGCTGGCGCACGAGTACGCGCCGAAGGTGCGGGCCAACGCGATCGCACCCGCCGTGGTGAAGACCAAGTTCGCCCAGGCCCTGTACGAGGGCCGGGAGGCCGAGGCGGCGGCGTCCTATCCGCTCGGCCGGCTCGGCGTGCCCTCCGACATCGGCGGCGCCGCCGCGTTCCTCACCTCCGAGCAGTCCGACTGGATCACCGGCCAGACCCTCGTGGTCGACGGCGGCATCTTCCTCAACGCCGGGGTCGGCTGA
- a CDS encoding uracil-DNA glycosylase, which translates to MTDIAMLPESWRGVLGDELQQPYFKELTEFVEEERAKGPVYPPREEVFAALDATPYENVKVLILGQDPYHGEGQGHGLCFSVRPGVKTPPSLRNIYKEMQAELGTPIPDNGYLMPWAEQGVLLLNAVLTVRAGEANSHKGKGWEKFTDAVIRAVADRPDPAVFVLWGNYAQKKLPLIDEERHVVVKGAHPSPLSAKKFFGSRPFTQINEAVARQGHEAIDWTIPNLG; encoded by the coding sequence GTGACCGACATCGCCATGCTGCCCGAGTCCTGGCGCGGGGTCCTGGGGGACGAGCTTCAGCAGCCCTACTTCAAGGAACTCACCGAGTTCGTCGAGGAGGAGCGTGCCAAGGGCCCCGTCTACCCTCCGCGCGAGGAGGTCTTCGCCGCCCTCGACGCCACGCCGTACGAGAACGTGAAGGTCCTGATCCTCGGTCAGGACCCGTACCACGGCGAGGGCCAGGGCCACGGTCTGTGTTTCTCCGTGCGGCCGGGTGTGAAGACCCCGCCGTCCCTGCGGAACATCTACAAGGAGATGCAGGCCGAGCTGGGCACCCCGATCCCGGACAACGGCTATCTGATGCCGTGGGCCGAGCAGGGCGTGCTGCTGCTCAACGCGGTCCTCACGGTCCGCGCCGGTGAGGCGAACTCGCACAAGGGCAAGGGCTGGGAGAAGTTCACCGACGCCGTGATCCGCGCGGTCGCCGACCGGCCCGACCCGGCGGTCTTCGTGCTGTGGGGCAACTACGCGCAGAAGAAGCTCCCGCTGATCGACGAGGAGCGCCACGTGGTGGTCAAGGGCGCGCATCCCTCGCCGCTGTCGGCCAAGAAGTTCTTCGGCTCACGGCCGTTCACGCAGATCAACGAGGCCGTCGCCCGGCAGGGCCACGAGGCGATCGACTGGACGATCCCCAACCTCGGCTGA